AGGCTGATGCCGAGCCCGGCCAGCTTGCGGATGTCCGCCACCACGATCTGGCTGTGCGGGACCTCGCGCGACCACCGCTGCACGATCGGGTCgccgggttcgtcgcctgcgcTGCGGCCGCGCGCCGTTCGCGTATCACAGCTGTCACTGTCGCCGGTCGGGGGTGAGGTGCGGatcggcggcggtggcaaaCCCATCGTCCCGTTCGCGTACCGCGCTCCTGCCTGCTCCCCCCcatccacctcctcctcctgctccagcTCGGCGTGCGGTTCGTCGTCTAGCAGGAGCAGCTCGTCGCCGGACGCCCCCTCGGTTCCGTTTTCCAGCGCGAACACGCTCGAATCGAACGTCGTGCCCGACTCGAGCTCCGGCTCGATGCCGCCACACTCGTACCCCCCGCACTCGGTCAGTATCGAGTCGGCGTCGGACCGGGCCGGACAGATGGAGAGCGTCGTCGCCGACGGCGACTGGACGATCGAGCAGCGCTGCGACTGGCACTGGGACGCACAGTGCGACAGCGTCTGCGAGTGGGACAGCACCATGCCGACCAGGTCGCCCCCGCTGCCCGCCCGGCCCGGCTGGTGCGCCGTGCCGTTGCTGCGGCCCGCCCGCTCGTCGTGgcacgccgccgccgccgcagcgcCACCGCCGGGCGGCCCGCTGCACTGCCCGCTGCCCGGCACCGTCGGCACCATCGGGTCGATGAGGGCCACCTGCAGATGCTCGTACTTGCGGCCGCGCAGAAACCGCTCCAGCGTCAGCCGCACCGCAATGTCCGTGTTGCGCAGTATCTCGACCGCCTGGTGGTTGGTGACGCCCGCCAGCGACCGATGGTCGACCGCCACGATCCGGTCGTTGATGGCGATCTTGCCGCTCATCTCGGCCGCGCTGCCCTCGATGATGCTCTTCACGAAGATGCCGGACAGGTCCTCCTCCTCGCAGACGTACCCCGCGACGGTGATGCCGAGCCCGTACACGTTCTTGCGCAGCTCCACCTCGTACGTTTCCGTTTCGGGCGTGTCGGGCGGGCCGCACACCGACTGGGGCGACTGGGGCGTACCGAGCGGGGCGGGCGGCAGCGGCCCGACCACCTCCAGCGGCAGCCCGTCGACGCCCGACGCCTCCGCTAGCAGGGCCGCCGGACAGTGCAGTGCGTGCGGGGGCAGGGCGGGCAGCGCGATCGAGGTGGGTGAGATGAGCGCCAGCGGGCCGCCGTTGGACGTGTCGAGCGGGCCGCCGCCGTTCAGACTGCTGTTGTTTACCGCGACCACCTCGATGTGGGTGGGACAGAGCCCCGCCCCGTCCGGCTGGCCAGCGTTGGTCGGGGCCGTCGTCGCCGCcagcagcccgagcgtaccgAGCGTGCCGGGGCCGGCCGGCTGCAGGAAGGCACCGGACGTGTAGCCGGACGTTTGCAGCAGCGTCCGGTCGAGCTCGTCCGGATCGGTGAGCATCTTGGTCGGGATGATGGGCGCATGGCTGGCCAGCGCCTGGTAGTCGGGCGAGGTCGGCTCGACCGGCCGCGCCACGATCAGGCGCACCTGCTGGCCGGACTGGCGCAGCACGGTCGCGACCTGCTCCGAGCTGAAGCCGCGCAGGTTCACGTCCCCGATCTGCAGCACGTGGTCGCCGCTCTGCAGCCGGCCGTCCCGCTCGGCCACCGAGCCCGGTATGAGCGCCTTGATGACGACGCCCGTGCTGCGGCCCCCGACCAGCATGAAGCCGAGCCCGTTGCCATCGTTGATCAGGTCGATGATCTCCACCTGGGACCACTCCGTGCTGAGCACCATCGCA
The Anopheles arabiensis isolate DONGOLA chromosome X, AaraD3, whole genome shotgun sequence DNA segment above includes these coding regions:
- the LOC120906395 gene encoding patj homolog — its product is MVLSTEWSQVEIIDLINDGNGLGFMLVGGRSTGVVIKALIPGSVAERDGRLQSGDHVLQIGDVNLRGFSSEQVATVLRQSGQQVRLIVARPVEPTSPDYQALASHAPIIPTKMLTDPDELDRTLLQTSGYTSGAFLQPAGPGTLGTLGLLAATTAPTNAGQPDGAGLCPTHIEVVAVNNSSLNGGGPLDTSNGGPLALISPTSIALPALPPHALHCPAALLAEASGVDGLPLEVVGPLPPAPLGTPQSPQSVCGPPDTPETETYEVELRKNVYGLGITVAGYVCEEEDLSGIFVKSIIEGSAAEMSGKIAINDRIVAVDHRSLAGVTNHQAVEILRNTDIAVRLTLERFLRGRKYEHLQVALIDPMVPTVPGSGQCSGPPGGGAAAAAACHDERAGRSNGTAHQPGRAGSGGDLVGMVLSHSQTLSHCASQCQSQRCSIVQSPSATTLSICPARSDADSILTECGGYECGGIEPELESGTTFDSSVFALENGTEGASGDELLLLDDEPHAELEQEEEVDGGEQAGARYANGTMGLPPPPIRTSPPTGDSDSCDTRTARGRSAGDEPGDPIVQRWSREVPHSQIVVADIRKLAGLGISLEGTVEVEGGVEVRPHHYIRSILEDGPVGRDGQLKPGDELLQVNEHRLQGLKHIEVVKILKELPAQVRVICARGSSPPTVINTSRNAEAFEARSLLAGGLQSLQSLQGILTKAQSESSLYTSSTATLTDQQRSKSVEQVSGLALWTHEVLYCDIEKTERGFGFSILDYQDPLDTDGTVIVVRGLIPGGSAETTNFIFPGDRLVSVNGHSLQNATLDQAVSILKGIPLGPARIGLCRPLSTSDNNLSSTPETPTT